The following proteins come from a genomic window of Chaetodon auriga isolate fChaAug3 chromosome 16, fChaAug3.hap1, whole genome shotgun sequence:
- the apnl gene encoding actinoporin-like protein, translated as MTESAEAVAADVTSRRSATIEISNITNNYCLINPKVYLDNGETYNPPQPTVRPLKTEVCTFTKSSGKATGCIGVLTYDLFERAHNDYAETLAIMFSVPWDYNLYKNWFAVGIYKKGRNCDKDLFKEMYYEKKQQEHGFVREEATGSGINYVGNALDIRATMCPMGKSIMKVEVWDKLFTPIDQQAY; from the exons ATGACAGAATCAGCTGAAGCTGTCGCAGCCGATGTGACCAGCCGGAGGAGTGCTACCATTGAAATCTCAAATATCACTAACAACTACTGCCTCATCAACCCCAA GGTGTATCTTGACAATGGGGAGACGTACAATCCACCTCAACCCACAGTGCGCCCTCTAAAGACGGAGGTCTGCACTTTCACCAAGTCAAGCGGCAAAGCAACCGGCTGCATCGGCGTCCTGACATACGACCTTTTCGAGAGGGCACATAATGACTACGCTGAGACGCTGGCCATCATGTTTTCAGTTCCCTGGGACTACAACCTGTACAAGAACTGGTTTGCAGTGGGCATCTATAAAAAGGGCCGTAACTGCGATAAGGATCTGTTCAAAGAAATGTACTATGAGAAGAAACAGCAAGAGCATGGGTTTGTAAGGGAGGAAGCCACTGGGTCAGGAATCAATTACGTGGGCAACGCTCTAGATATCAGGGCCACCATGTGTCCAATGGGCAAATCCATCATGAAGGTGGAGGTGTGGGATAAGCTTTTCACACCCATAGACCAGCAGGCGTACTAA
- the LOC143334588 gene encoding uncharacterized protein LOC143334588 yields the protein MPETAEAVSATLTTNRNCTIEITNVSGSFCLINPKVYMKSGFCLHPPQPTIRTTKTEVCSFIKDDHTATGSVGLLTYDLFHMQSRVCSERMAVMFSVPFDHNLYKNRLTVGVVEHSRACDKHLYSQMYDGEDLSNFVRSEESGSGLLYKATYIDLRATMSSTGKAIVKVELYDKMGR from the exons ATGCCAGAAACAGCAGAAGCTGTGTCAGCCACTCTCACCACCAACAGAAACTGCACCATAGAAATAACCAACGTCAGCGGGAGCTTCTGCCTCATCAACCCCAA GGTTTACATGAAAAGTGGCTTCTGTCTACACCCTCCCCAGCCTACGATTCGCACCACCAAGACCGAAGTGTGCTCCTTCATCAAGGACGACCACACTGCCACGGGCAGCGTCGGCCTGCTGACCTACGACCTGTTCCATATGCAGAGCAGGGTCTGCTCCGAGCGCATGgctgtcatgttttctgtgccCTTTGATCACAACCTCTACAAGAACCGGCTGACCGTGGGTGTGGTTGAACATTCCCGGGCCTGCGACAAACATCTGTACAGCCAGATGTACGACGGGGAAGACCTCAGTAACTTCGTCCGCTCTGAGGAAAGCGGCTCTGGGCTGCTATATAAAGCTACATATATTGATTTGAGGGCTACAATGTCTAGTACAGGCAAAGCCATTGTTAAAGTGGAGCTTTATGATAAAATGGGTCGCTAG